A stretch of Pirellulales bacterium DNA encodes these proteins:
- the flgN gene encoding flagellar export chaperone FlgN — protein sequence MSSTRTLADLVNKRLRCLAQLLDVGQQQAEFIAQGEITPVLRLLSAKSQLITALQAIEKLLAPFHGEDPDARVWESPAARAACAAEAEECRTLLARVMELEARNEAAMTERRDAVGQQLQSFNAASRARSAYLAASHARSTGGVPAPHVPLPAPAAGLDAQSPV from the coding sequence ATGTCATCGACAAGAACCCTCGCCGATCTGGTCAACAAGCGGCTGCGTTGTCTTGCGCAACTGCTCGACGTCGGCCAACAGCAGGCCGAGTTCATCGCCCAGGGCGAGATTACGCCCGTGTTGCGGCTGTTGTCGGCCAAGTCGCAGCTCATCACGGCGCTGCAGGCGATCGAGAAGCTGCTGGCGCCGTTCCACGGCGAGGACCCCGATGCTCGCGTCTGGGAATCCCCCGCGGCCCGGGCGGCGTGCGCGGCCGAAGCGGAGGAGTGCCGGACCTTGCTGGCCCGGGTCATGGAACTCGAAGCCCGGAACGAGGCGGCGATGACCGAGCGCCGCGACGCGGTCGGCCAGCAGTTGCAGTCCTTCAACGCCGCCAGCCGGGCCCGGTCGGCGTACTTGGCCGCGAGCCATGCGCGCTCGACCGGCGGCGTCCCGGCGCCCCACGTGCCTCTGCCGGCGCCGGCAGCCGGCCTGGACGCTCAGTCGCCAGTTTAG
- a CDS encoding tetratricopeptide repeat protein encodes MPDAPEIAAPAEPTPAKPSLRARAGDAAAKFVAWSRASRRNMIVAASGGVTLIAVSLAAWSYLVRLAVDAGSQATVEALLTAYDANQFEDARQIAGRLQQYAEADKFGTALFVMGALKADEADDEFSPERRRAMHAVAARYLQKARSLGIPADREAKLQYLLGRSLIMGHQSTAGIDLLESAIQSPDMPRTEIHSLLATAYLDRSDPDLQRALAHLQHMLDDAALAPELRGDTVFRLTNVLLRLNRPDPARHALGLAGDQPERKAERELLSGRIRLVEAESLAADAPQRGPLLDEADARLREALEADPGGTAVSRETMYWLGRCYAARGQAAEALAQYQRLGKLYGDTAEGLAAMLGAAETYRDKRDFEHALASYQSLLELAPPPSAFVNPLITLADLRKRLLAAQQDFVDVGRYEDAVAMLDMFRDLFSRTEIVELQAVTEARWGAALLAPRAAGDRWRIADDQREGRRHYRIAGRAFEDLARLRFSQREFPDDLWQAAENYFAGQSYTSAARVYQEYLQHESRSRNALALLRLGQSHIAVSQHSLAVEALDECIVTYPRSDAVFQARLESARAHRELGKYDEAERLLWTNLTGDNLMPTSPEWRDSKFELGRLYYQTARYDDAIREIEEAVLRYPEHSETLLANYTIARSNHRASEAPARRMREAKTENERQKNRVAMNDYLERALATYGDVQRSITLAGGGDHDPLLKMLLRNCYMMRGAVLFDLRRFDEAREAYSGLSSLYQNDPFVLEIQVQIASCLRRLDEPVKARLAIVQAQQLLAALPADANFLASTNFSRQQWELLLDQMTGW; translated from the coding sequence GTGCCCGACGCCCCCGAAATTGCCGCTCCCGCCGAGCCGACCCCGGCCAAGCCTTCGCTGCGCGCCCGTGCCGGCGACGCAGCGGCGAAGTTCGTCGCCTGGTCGCGCGCCAGCCGCCGCAACATGATCGTGGCGGCGAGCGGCGGGGTCACCCTGATCGCCGTGTCGCTCGCGGCGTGGAGTTATCTTGTCCGACTGGCGGTCGACGCCGGGTCGCAGGCCACCGTCGAAGCCCTGTTGACCGCGTACGACGCCAATCAATTCGAGGACGCCCGGCAGATCGCCGGTCGACTGCAGCAGTACGCCGAGGCCGACAAGTTCGGCACGGCGCTGTTCGTCATGGGCGCCCTCAAAGCGGACGAGGCTGACGACGAGTTTTCGCCTGAACGGCGCCGCGCCATGCACGCCGTGGCCGCCCGCTATTTGCAAAAAGCGCGCTCTCTGGGGATCCCCGCCGATCGCGAAGCGAAGCTCCAGTATCTGCTCGGCCGCAGCCTCATCATGGGGCACCAATCGACCGCGGGGATCGATTTGCTGGAATCGGCAATCCAGTCGCCCGACATGCCTCGCACCGAAATCCATTCGCTATTGGCCACAGCGTATCTTGACCGGTCCGATCCGGACCTGCAGCGGGCGCTCGCCCATTTGCAGCACATGCTTGACGATGCAGCGCTGGCCCCCGAGCTGCGCGGCGACACGGTGTTCCGGCTGACGAACGTCTTGCTGCGGTTGAATCGCCCCGATCCGGCGCGCCACGCCCTCGGTCTCGCCGGCGACCAGCCGGAACGCAAGGCCGAGCGTGAACTGCTGTCCGGACGAATTCGGCTGGTCGAGGCCGAGTCGCTCGCCGCCGACGCCCCCCAGCGAGGTCCCCTGCTGGACGAGGCCGATGCCCGGCTCCGCGAGGCGCTTGAAGCGGACCCTGGGGGAACAGCCGTCTCGCGCGAGACGATGTATTGGCTCGGGCGCTGCTACGCCGCTCGCGGCCAAGCCGCCGAAGCGTTGGCTCAGTACCAGCGACTCGGCAAACTCTACGGCGACACGGCGGAGGGACTCGCCGCGATGCTCGGGGCGGCGGAAACGTACCGCGACAAGCGCGACTTCGAGCACGCGTTGGCCAGCTACCAGTCGTTGCTGGAGTTGGCGCCTCCGCCCTCCGCCTTCGTCAACCCGCTGATCACGCTGGCCGATCTTCGCAAGCGGCTTCTGGCTGCGCAGCAGGATTTCGTCGACGTCGGTCGCTACGAAGACGCCGTCGCGATGCTGGACATGTTTCGCGACCTGTTCAGTCGCACCGAGATCGTCGAGCTGCAGGCCGTCACTGAAGCCCGCTGGGGCGCTGCGCTGTTGGCGCCCCGGGCCGCCGGCGACCGGTGGCGCATCGCGGACGACCAGCGCGAAGGGCGTCGCCACTATCGCATCGCGGGGCGGGCCTTCGAGGACTTGGCGCGACTGCGTTTCTCGCAGCGCGAATTTCCCGACGACCTGTGGCAAGCCGCCGAAAACTACTTCGCCGGGCAAAGCTACACCAGCGCGGCCCGGGTGTACCAGGAGTATCTCCAGCACGAATCGCGCAGCCGCAACGCCCTTGCGCTGTTGCGGCTGGGACAGTCTCACATTGCCGTGAGCCAACATTCGCTCGCCGTCGAAGCGCTCGACGAATGCATCGTGACGTATCCCCGCAGCGACGCGGTGTTCCAAGCCCGGCTCGAATCGGCCCGGGCGCATCGCGAGCTCGGCAAGTACGACGAGGCGGAGCGGCTGCTGTGGACCAACCTGACGGGCGACAACCTGATGCCGACCAGCCCCGAATGGCGCGACTCGAAGTTCGAACTCGGCCGGCTCTACTACCAGACCGCCCGCTACGACGACGCGATCCGCGAAATCGAAGAGGCGGTCCTTCGCTACCCCGAACACAGCGAGACGCTGCTGGCCAACTACACGATCGCCCGCTCGAATCACCGCGCCTCCGAGGCCCCGGCCCGACGGATGCGCGAGGCCAAGACCGAGAACGAACGGCAGAAGAATCGGGTCGCGATGAACGACTATCTGGAGCGGGCGCTGGCCACTTACGGCGACGTTCAACGATCGATCACCTTGGCCGGCGGCGGCGATCACGACCCGTTGCTGAAGATGCTGCTGCGGAACTGCTACATGATGCGCGGGGCCGTGCTGTTCGACCTGCGGCGGTTCGACGAGGCCCGCGAGGCGTACTCGGGGCTCTCGTCGCTGTACCAGAACGACCCGTTCGTGCTGGAAATCCAAGTGCAAATCGCCAGTTGTCTGCGGCGGCTCGACGAGCCGGTCAAGGCTCGGCTGGCGATCGTCCAGGCTCAACAACTGCTCGCCGCGCTCCCGGCCGACGCCAACTTCCTCGCCAGCACCAACTTCAGCCGGCAGCAGTGGGAATTGCTGCTGGATCAGATGACGGGGTGGTGA
- the aroF gene encoding 3-deoxy-7-phosphoheptulonate synthase, with amino-acid sequence MIIVMKRSATAEEIQDMTVHVEQLGLKPVVLTGTERTVIAAIGEERVAGISSLESGPGVDEVLPILAPYKLASRELKPESTTVRAGSLAVGNGTVGVIAGPCSVESEEQIVVTARAVKAAGGSALRGGAFKPRTSPYSFQGLKEEGLQMLATARAETGLAVVTEVVATEDVDLVARYADVLQIGARNMQNYRLLEAVGKVDRPVLLKRGPSATVDEWLLAAEYILDGGNPNVMLCERGIRTFETHTRFTLPLASAPYVQQRTHLPVVMDPSHGTGHTALVPALARASIAAGADGLIVEVHPNPDKAMSDGYQTLNFAQFEQMMGECRRIASAMDRKLGSEA; translated from the coding sequence ATGATCATCGTCATGAAGCGCTCGGCCACCGCCGAGGAGATCCAAGACATGACCGTTCACGTCGAACAACTGGGCCTCAAGCCCGTCGTCCTCACGGGGACCGAACGAACCGTGATCGCCGCGATCGGCGAGGAGCGAGTCGCGGGGATCAGCTCGCTGGAGAGCGGCCCCGGGGTCGACGAGGTGCTGCCGATCCTCGCGCCGTACAAACTTGCCAGCCGGGAGCTCAAGCCCGAGAGCACGACGGTGCGGGCCGGCAGTCTTGCGGTAGGCAACGGCACGGTCGGCGTCATCGCCGGACCCTGTTCCGTCGAAAGCGAAGAGCAAATCGTCGTTACGGCCCGAGCTGTCAAGGCGGCCGGCGGCTCGGCGCTCCGCGGCGGGGCCTTCAAGCCGCGCACCAGTCCGTACAGCTTCCAGGGACTCAAGGAGGAGGGGCTCCAGATGCTCGCGACGGCCCGTGCCGAGACGGGGTTGGCCGTCGTGACCGAGGTGGTCGCCACCGAGGACGTCGACCTCGTGGCCCGCTACGCCGACGTCCTGCAGATCGGCGCCCGTAACATGCAGAATTACCGGCTGCTCGAAGCGGTCGGCAAGGTCGATCGCCCCGTGCTTCTCAAGCGCGGTCCCAGCGCCACGGTCGACGAATGGCTGCTGGCGGCCGAGTACATCCTCGACGGGGGCAATCCGAACGTCATGCTTTGCGAGCGCGGGATTCGCACGTTCGAGACTCACACCCGGTTCACGCTCCCTCTGGCCTCGGCCCCGTACGTCCAGCAGCGCACCCACCTGCCGGTCGTCATGGACCCCAGCCACGGCACCGGGCACACGGCGCTCGTGCCGGCGCTGGCGCGGGCGTCGATTGCCGCGGGCGCCGACGGCCTGATCGTCGAGGTTCACCCCAACCCCGACAAGGCGATGAGCGACGGCTACCAGACGCTCAACTTCGCCCAGTTCGAGCAAATGATGGGCGAGTGTCGTCGCATTGCCTCTGCCATGGACCGCAAACTGGGGAGCGAGGCCTGA
- a CDS encoding DoxX family protein — protein sequence MELIKKIGVLEIVVAVLYFIPQTSFIGAILVTGYLGGATATHVRVGDPYFMPPLVGVVAWIGYALRRPDVVGRALRGPNPEGEQS from the coding sequence ATCGAATTGATCAAGAAGATCGGGGTGCTGGAGATCGTGGTCGCCGTCCTCTACTTCATCCCGCAAACGTCGTTCATCGGGGCGATTCTCGTGACCGGCTATCTCGGCGGGGCGACGGCCACGCACGTGCGCGTGGGAGACCCGTACTTCATGCCCCCGCTCGTGGGGGTCGTGGCGTGGATCGGCTACGCCTTGCGTCGCCCCGACGTCGTCGGCCGGGCCCTCCGCGGGCCGAATCCCGAGGGCGAGCAAAGCTAG
- a CDS encoding S9 family peptidase, whose translation MTRHVRSAARRILPVAAAVVLALPFARAEEPTLIPRSVLFGNPQKASARVSPNGKWISFLAPVDGILNVWVAPVDDLAAAKQVTDDKLRDIRGHRWAYTGEHILYSQDKAGDENWHVYATNVATGETKDLTPLPAVHAVIEGVSEKFPAEILVGLNDRDPRFHDVYRVDLVSGERTLVQENKEGFAGFVTDDDFRVRFAVTFTPQAEQLMLKPAAGDDGQTGWEEFLRIGAEDATTTGPAGFDKSGDVLYFQDSRERNTGALFAWNLKTDEIKLLAENAKADVGEIIAHPTKHTIQAVGFTYSRREWQILDESIRDDLEYLETVEDGELIVTSRTLADDKWTVAYILDDGPLKFYLYDRPAKKARFLFASRDDMEGYPWAKMHAPLISSRDGLELVSYLTLPPGSDPDGDGVPAEAVPMVLDVHGGPWARDDWGFNSTHQWLANRGYAVLSVNYRGSTGFGKNFVNAANGEWAGKMHDDLVDAVEWAVEQGIARRDKVCIMGGSYGGYATLVGLTFTPETFACGVDVVGPSSLVTLMENIPPYWATFMPVMKLRVGDVSTEAGRAELLARSPLAQVDEIKRPLLIGQGANDPRVTQLEADQIVDAMQAKLIPVTYVLYPDEGHGFAGEENRMSFNAVTEAFLAEHLGGRFEPVGDAFKNSSIHVPVGADEVPGVSESLPADRKAMPSKPAAKEPAASAS comes from the coding sequence ATGACTCGACACGTTCGTTCCGCGGCCCGGCGCATCCTGCCGGTCGCCGCCGCTGTTGTTCTCGCCCTCCCCTTCGCCCGCGCCGAGGAACCGACCTTGATCCCCCGCAGCGTCCTGTTCGGCAATCCTCAGAAGGCCTCCGCGCGGGTCAGCCCCAACGGCAAATGGATCAGCTTCCTGGCGCCGGTTGACGGCATCCTGAACGTTTGGGTCGCTCCCGTCGACGACCTCGCTGCCGCCAAGCAGGTGACCGACGACAAGCTGCGCGATATCCGCGGCCATCGCTGGGCCTACACCGGCGAGCACATCCTCTACTCGCAAGACAAGGCGGGGGACGAGAACTGGCACGTGTACGCCACGAACGTCGCCACCGGCGAGACGAAGGACCTCACCCCGCTCCCAGCCGTGCACGCGGTCATCGAAGGCGTCAGCGAGAAGTTCCCCGCCGAAATTCTCGTTGGGCTCAACGATCGCGACCCGCGGTTTCACGACGTCTACCGCGTCGACCTCGTCAGCGGCGAGCGGACGCTCGTCCAGGAGAACAAGGAGGGCTTCGCCGGTTTCGTGACCGACGACGACTTTCGTGTGCGGTTCGCGGTCACGTTCACCCCCCAGGCAGAGCAACTCATGCTCAAGCCGGCCGCGGGGGACGACGGGCAGACCGGATGGGAGGAGTTCCTGCGCATCGGCGCCGAGGACGCGACGACTACCGGACCCGCGGGATTCGACAAATCGGGGGACGTCCTGTACTTCCAGGACAGCCGCGAGCGGAACACCGGCGCCTTGTTCGCGTGGAACCTGAAGACCGATGAAATCAAACTGCTGGCCGAGAACGCCAAGGCCGACGTCGGCGAAATTATCGCCCACCCGACCAAGCATACGATCCAGGCGGTCGGCTTCACCTATTCCCGCCGCGAGTGGCAGATCCTCGACGAGTCGATCCGCGACGATCTCGAGTACCTAGAAACGGTTGAAGACGGCGAACTGATCGTCACCAGCCGCACGCTGGCCGACGACAAGTGGACTGTCGCGTACATCCTCGACGACGGGCCGCTGAAGTTCTACCTGTACGATCGCCCGGCGAAGAAGGCCCGATTCCTGTTCGCCAGCCGCGACGACATGGAAGGCTATCCCTGGGCCAAGATGCACGCCCCGCTTATCTCGTCGCGCGACGGACTGGAACTGGTCAGCTATCTGACCCTCCCCCCGGGGAGCGACCCCGACGGCGACGGCGTCCCCGCCGAGGCCGTGCCGATGGTGCTCGACGTGCACGGGGGCCCCTGGGCCCGCGACGACTGGGGTTTCAACTCCACGCACCAGTGGCTCGCCAATCGCGGCTACGCCGTGCTGAGCGTCAATTACCGCGGTTCGACAGGGTTCGGCAAGAACTTCGTCAACGCCGCCAACGGCGAGTGGGCCGGCAAGATGCACGACGACCTCGTCGACGCCGTCGAGTGGGCCGTCGAGCAAGGCATCGCCCGGCGCGACAAGGTTTGCATTATGGGGGGCAGCTACGGCGGCTACGCGACGCTCGTCGGCTTGACCTTCACCCCCGAGACGTTCGCCTGCGGGGTCGACGTCGTCGGGCCGTCGAGTTTGGTGACGCTCATGGAGAACATCCCGCCGTACTGGGCTACGTTCATGCCCGTGATGAAACTCCGCGTCGGCGACGTCTCGACCGAGGCGGGACGGGCCGAGCTCCTTGCGCGGTCGCCGCTTGCCCAGGTCGACGAGATCAAGCGACCGCTGCTCATCGGCCAAGGAGCCAACGACCCGCGGGTCACGCAACTCGAAGCCGACCAGATCGTCGACGCGATGCAAGCAAAGCTAATCCCGGTGACCTACGTCCTCTACCCCGACGAGGGGCACGGCTTTGCGGGGGAAGAGAACCGGATGTCGTTCAACGCGGTGACCGAGGCGTTCCTCGCCGAGCACCTGGGGGGACGGTTCGAGCCCGTGGGGGACGCCTTCAAGAATTCGAGCATCCACGTCCCCGTCGGCGCCGACGAGGTGCCGGGCGTATCCGAGTCGCTCCCCGCCGACCGCAAAGCGATGCCGTCAAAACCGGCGGCGAAGGAACCCGCGGCGAGCGCGAGTTAG
- a CDS encoding HAMP domain-containing histidine kinase: MKLYTGDDPDQRDPGLELPPGEPSLACILAAWNDATERLQRTHETLQAEVARLTDELEAKNRELARQNRLADIGRMASHIAHEVRNSLVPVTLYLSLLRRRLDGDAGSLDILAKAEAGFANLDSTVNDLLNFTAHREPRWSTFIVRDLVDEICESIGPQLEAQGIEASIDVPPYSTVTADREMLRRAILNLALNAIDVMPRGGDLVITSYDGPNGFEVEVADSGPGLPQEHKLRVFDPFFTTKDHGTGLGLAIVQRIAEAHGGRVTALNCPDGGAAFTIELPRRAQRAAA, encoded by the coding sequence ATGAAACTGTACACCGGCGACGATCCCGACCAGCGCGACCCAGGCCTCGAACTGCCGCCGGGCGAACCGAGTCTCGCGTGCATCCTTGCCGCGTGGAACGACGCCACCGAGCGGCTGCAGCGAACTCACGAAACGCTGCAAGCCGAGGTCGCCCGGCTCACCGACGAGCTCGAGGCGAAGAACCGCGAGTTGGCCCGTCAAAACCGCCTCGCCGACATCGGCCGCATGGCGTCGCACATCGCCCATGAGGTTCGCAACAGCTTGGTTCCCGTCACGTTGTACCTGAGCCTGCTGCGTCGCCGCTTGGATGGGGACGCCGGCAGTCTCGACATCCTCGCCAAGGCGGAGGCAGGTTTCGCCAACCTGGATTCGACCGTGAACGACCTGCTCAACTTTACCGCTCACCGCGAACCGCGGTGGTCCACCTTCATTGTCCGCGACTTGGTCGACGAGATTTGCGAGTCGATCGGTCCGCAGCTCGAGGCCCAGGGGATCGAGGCCTCGATCGACGTCCCCCCCTACTCGACCGTCACCGCCGATCGCGAGATGCTCCGCCGGGCGATCCTCAACCTGGCGCTCAACGCGATCGACGTGATGCCCCGCGGCGGCGATTTGGTGATCACCTCCTACGACGGGCCCAACGGGTTCGAGGTCGAAGTCGCCGACAGCGGTCCGGGGCTCCCCCAGGAGCACAAGCTGCGCGTCTTCGACCCGTTCTTCACGACCAAGGACCATGGCACGGGGCTGGGGCTGGCGATCGTGCAACGGATCGCCGAGGCGCACGGCGGCCGGGTCACGGCGCTCAACTGTCCCGACGGGGGCGCCGCGTTCACGATCGAACTCCCCCGTCGCGCCCAACGAGCCGCCGCATGA
- a CDS encoding ComEC/Rec2 family competence protein, whose translation MSGELLPAVAAEPNRGGVYRPLVATALAVAAGVVVDRLGEASASAGMRAAFAGSATTILLVLATSLKRVGKQPAIWCLLAALAGTGAVRHAIGWSLARSDDLARFARVESQPACLRAVLVDSPRIAPPPANSLLRALPQGHSSEATIAITAIRDGVVWRPASGRCRLRVAGQLLHADAGDAVLLYARIARPGPPLNPGQYDWGAAERIAGRLAEAYCRDPQCVIVERPAAKSAVAAWGASLRRASENSLRSAVGPRQGDLAAAVIFGARERLPDKTTEAFLRTGTIHLMVVSGLHAGMLAAMAWGVLRLAGCGERARVAGTLTALGAYVLAVGPQAPVVRASVLVAAWLAATTLGRRASAVNVLAAAALAILAMNPAEAFRTGTQLSFVSVATLVGASGVVARRSRRTPLQDLLAEVRPWWERWGRGALRALAVGSLASTAVWIVAGPLVAAKFHIVTVGGVMLTPFLMPLVSAAMGAGLMATTLGWVSPALAAIPGAICAGCLALVQRAIERADAWSWSHAYTAGPSDWWLVGWYVLGGIGILTAPRAGKLPRMIVAAALWGICGFGAAEMGRRAGDQLECTFLAVGHGTCVVMELPGGQTVLYDAGSLNSPESTGRTIAQYLWNRGIRRIDAIVLSHADVDHYNAVPTLLELMPIDAVYVSPMMFDPVATDGRLQAPDYLREQIKLHGAPLREVWMGDKLRLADPRAAIDILFPPREGVYGRDNANSILLSVEFAGRRVLLPGDLESPGIELVMADPPVDCDVLLAPHHGSAASDPPGFAAWCTPEWVVFSGGDAERTAAVDRTYQRAGAVVLHTAASGAVRFSLSAEGVKVAPTVRPFHDRAPTAPEDDFTETPSQ comes from the coding sequence ATGTCGGGCGAGTTGCTGCCAGCCGTTGCCGCGGAGCCGAACAGGGGCGGAGTCTATCGCCCGCTGGTCGCGACGGCGCTGGCCGTCGCGGCGGGCGTGGTCGTCGATCGCCTGGGGGAAGCGTCGGCGTCGGCTGGCATGCGGGCGGCGTTCGCGGGGAGCGCGACAACGATCCTGCTCGTCTTGGCCACGAGTCTGAAACGAGTTGGGAAACAACCGGCAATCTGGTGCTTGTTGGCCGCGCTGGCCGGCACGGGCGCGGTGCGCCACGCGATTGGTTGGTCGCTTGCCAGGAGCGACGACCTCGCGCGGTTCGCCCGGGTCGAATCGCAACCGGCCTGCCTGCGTGCCGTTCTCGTTGACTCGCCGCGGATCGCGCCGCCTCCGGCAAACTCGCTGTTGCGCGCCTTGCCGCAGGGTCATTCCAGCGAAGCGACGATCGCGATCACGGCGATTCGCGACGGCGTCGTCTGGCGTCCTGCCAGCGGCAGGTGCCGGCTGCGCGTCGCGGGGCAATTGCTTCACGCCGATGCCGGAGACGCGGTGCTGTTGTACGCGCGGATCGCCCGCCCGGGGCCGCCGCTCAATCCGGGGCAGTACGATTGGGGCGCGGCGGAACGGATCGCAGGGCGGCTCGCCGAGGCGTATTGTCGCGACCCTCAGTGCGTAATCGTCGAACGTCCTGCGGCGAAGTCAGCCGTTGCGGCATGGGGGGCGAGCCTGCGGCGCGCGAGCGAGAACTCGCTGCGGTCCGCGGTGGGGCCGAGGCAAGGCGACTTGGCCGCGGCGGTCATTTTCGGCGCCCGCGAACGCCTGCCCGACAAAACGACCGAGGCGTTCCTGCGGACCGGGACGATTCACCTGATGGTCGTGTCGGGGTTGCACGCGGGGATGCTGGCCGCGATGGCATGGGGGGTGCTGCGGTTGGCCGGCTGCGGCGAGCGAGCCCGCGTCGCGGGGACGCTTACGGCGCTAGGTGCGTACGTGCTGGCAGTCGGGCCGCAGGCGCCAGTCGTTCGCGCGAGCGTGCTGGTGGCGGCGTGGCTGGCGGCGACGACCCTGGGACGCCGGGCATCGGCGGTGAACGTGCTCGCCGCGGCGGCGCTGGCGATCCTGGCGATGAATCCGGCCGAGGCCTTTCGCACGGGGACCCAGTTGAGCTTCGTGAGCGTCGCGACGCTGGTCGGCGCGAGCGGCGTCGTAGCGCGACGATCGCGTCGGACGCCGCTGCAAGATCTGCTCGCCGAGGTCCGGCCGTGGTGGGAACGATGGGGCAGGGGGGCGTTGCGAGCGCTGGCGGTCGGTTCGTTGGCGTCGACCGCCGTGTGGATCGTCGCGGGGCCGCTCGTCGCGGCGAAATTCCACATCGTCACCGTCGGCGGAGTCATGCTGACGCCGTTCTTGATGCCGCTGGTCTCGGCGGCGATGGGTGCCGGGCTGATGGCGACGACGTTGGGGTGGGTCTCGCCCGCGCTCGCCGCGATTCCGGGGGCGATCTGTGCGGGGTGCCTCGCCCTCGTGCAGCGGGCGATCGAGCGGGCCGACGCTTGGTCGTGGAGCCACGCCTATACAGCCGGGCCGAGCGATTGGTGGCTCGTGGGGTGGTATGTGCTGGGGGGAATCGGGATCCTGACGGCGCCCCGGGCCGGCAAGCTGCCGCGGATGATCGTCGCGGCGGCGCTGTGGGGAATCTGCGGATTCGGCGCCGCCGAGATGGGGCGGCGCGCCGGCGATCAACTCGAATGCACCTTTCTGGCCGTGGGGCACGGGACGTGCGTCGTCATGGAACTCCCCGGCGGGCAGACCGTGTTGTACGACGCGGGGAGTCTCAACTCGCCGGAGAGCACCGGGCGGACGATCGCGCAGTACTTATGGAATCGCGGCATTCGTCGCATCGACGCAATCGTCTTGTCGCACGCCGACGTCGACCACTACAACGCCGTACCGACCTTGCTGGAACTGATGCCGATCGACGCGGTCTACGTCTCCCCCATGATGTTCGACCCCGTGGCGACCGACGGCCGGCTGCAGGCGCCGGACTACTTGCGCGAGCAGATCAAACTGCACGGGGCGCCGCTGCGGGAGGTGTGGATGGGAGACAAGCTGCGGCTGGCCGATCCGCGCGCGGCGATCGACATCCTCTTCCCGCCGCGAGAAGGGGTCTACGGTCGCGACAACGCCAACAGCATTCTGTTGTCGGTCGAGTTTGCCGGACGGCGGGTGCTGCTGCCAGGGGACCTCGAATCGCCGGGGATCGAACTGGTCATGGCCGACCCGCCGGTCGACTGCGACGTGCTGCTTGCGCCCCACCACGGCAGTGCCGCAAGCGACCCGCCAGGGTTTGCGGCGTGGTGCACCCCCGAGTGGGTCGTGTTCAGCGGCGGCGACGCGGAGCGAACCGCGGCGGTCGATCGGACGTATCAACGGGCAGGGGCCGTGGTGCTCCACACGGCCGCGTCGGGAGCGGTTCGATTTTCACTCTCGGCCGAAGGGGTCAAAGTCGCCCCGACCGTAAGGCCTTTCCACGATCGGGCCCCGACCGCTCCCGAGGACGACTTTACTGAGACGCCATCTCAATAG
- a CDS encoding fatty acid desaturase: MSTITTKKQERNPRVRPVSGDPPENHDEQGAAMSSNFNAAIDSASEAVSNACRIARDTFKEWGVSWPIVSWIVVVHVLACLAFAPAFFSWPALVTCVALAFVTGSFGVCMGYHRLLTHKSFSTYRPVRWLLAFLGGLSGEGSALTWVAQHRKHHAFSDHDGDPHSPKHGPWWSHMLWFMPNFGRTWRTELYERYAPDMLKDKVIVALHYLFLPSHFLTAGVLWLLGYFGPESWGLGSNLAGWGMVVWGLGVRMVYVLHVTWFVNSATHLWGYRNYETTDNSRNLWWVGLLAFGEGWHNNHHAYQRVARQGHRWWEFDITWCAIWVMEKIGLAWDVVRLKDIPKTMSTQ, translated from the coding sequence GTGTCCACCATCACGACAAAGAAGCAGGAAAGAAACCCTCGCGTCCGTCCCGTGTCCGGCGATCCGCCGGAAAACCATGACGAGCAAGGAGCCGCGATGTCCTCGAATTTCAATGCGGCGATCGACTCGGCGAGCGAGGCCGTGTCGAACGCCTGTCGGATCGCCCGTGACACCTTCAAGGAATGGGGCGTTTCATGGCCGATCGTGTCGTGGATCGTCGTGGTCCATGTGCTGGCCTGTCTGGCGTTCGCCCCCGCGTTTTTCTCGTGGCCGGCCCTGGTCACGTGCGTGGCGCTGGCCTTCGTGACCGGCAGCTTCGGCGTCTGCATGGGGTATCACCGGCTGCTGACGCACAAGAGCTTCAGCACGTATCGGCCGGTGCGGTGGCTGCTTGCGTTTCTCGGCGGATTATCGGGCGAAGGCTCGGCGTTGACGTGGGTCGCCCAGCACCGGAAGCACCATGCGTTCAGCGATCACGACGGAGATCCCCACTCGCCGAAGCACGGCCCGTGGTGGAGCCATATGCTGTGGTTCATGCCGAATTTTGGCCGCACGTGGCGCACGGAACTGTACGAGCGTTACGCCCCCGACATGCTCAAGGACAAGGTGATCGTGGCGCTGCACTATTTGTTTCTGCCGTCGCATTTCCTGACCGCGGGGGTGCTGTGGCTGCTCGGTTATTTCGGGCCGGAATCGTGGGGCCTCGGCTCGAATTTGGCCGGGTGGGGGATGGTCGTTTGGGGGCTGGGCGTGCGGATGGTCTACGTCCTGCACGTCACCTGGTTCGTGAACTCAGCGACCCACCTGTGGGGCTATCGCAATTACGAGACGACCGACAACAGCCGCAACCTGTGGTGGGTCGGTCTGCTGGCCTTCGGGGAGGGGTGGCACAACAACCACCACGCCTACCAGCGGGTGGCCCGGCAGGGGCATCGGTGGTGGGAATTCGACATTACTTGGTGCGCCATCTGGGTCATGGAGAAGATCGGCCTCGCGTGGGACGTCGTGCGGCTCAAGGATATCCCCAAGACCATGTCCACGCAGTAG